A genomic segment from Vanacampus margaritifer isolate UIUO_Vmar chromosome 3, RoL_Vmar_1.0, whole genome shotgun sequence encodes:
- the c3h9orf85 gene encoding uncharacterized protein C9orf85 homolog isoform X2 → MRANAKIHDGLCQRCKEVLEWKVKYNKYKSLTQPRKCVKCSQKTVKDAYYVICKPCSLQLEICCKCGKKEDIVIPFNSDLDQKEEDKGSKKDIGNVDSDVDFDDDEDEDFSEEDEDQVSQSVTKMTKSETPFVSTVKITK, encoded by the exons ATG AGGGCAAATGCCAAGATCCACGATGGACTCTGTCAACGCTGCAAGGAGGTTCTTGAGTGGAAAGTCAAgtacaacaaatacaaaagtcTAACGCAGCCCCGAAAATG TGTCAAGTGTTCTCAGAAGACTGTGAAGGATGCTTATTATGTCATTTGTAAACCCTGCTCTCTTCAATTGGAAATATGCTGCAAGTGTGGGAAAAAAGAGGACATTGTCATCCC ATTTAACTCTGATCTGgaccaaaaagaagaagacaaggGAAGCAAAAAGGACATAGGGAACGTGGACAGTGATGTTGactttgatgatgatgaggatgaagacTTCAGTGAGGAAGATGAAGATCAAGTTAGCCAATCAGTAACAAAGATGACAAAGAGCGAAACTCCTTTTGTGTCGACAGTGAAAATCACAAAGTAA
- the c3h9orf85 gene encoding uncharacterized protein C9orf85 homolog isoform X1 translates to MSSQKGNTSRSRPQKYQNTTAFKNDKYGASAQVKRANAKIHDGLCQRCKEVLEWKVKYNKYKSLTQPRKCVKCSQKTVKDAYYVICKPCSLQLEICCKCGKKEDIVIPFNSDLDQKEEDKGSKKDIGNVDSDVDFDDDEDEDFSEEDEDQVSQSVTKMTKSETPFVSTVKITK, encoded by the exons ATGAGTTCACAGAAGGGTAACACTTCTCGTTCGCGACCTCAAAAGTACCAAAACACCACCGCCTTCAAAAATGATAAATATGGAGCGAGTGCACAAGTAAAG AGGGCAAATGCCAAGATCCACGATGGACTCTGTCAACGCTGCAAGGAGGTTCTTGAGTGGAAAGTCAAgtacaacaaatacaaaagtcTAACGCAGCCCCGAAAATG TGTCAAGTGTTCTCAGAAGACTGTGAAGGATGCTTATTATGTCATTTGTAAACCCTGCTCTCTTCAATTGGAAATATGCTGCAAGTGTGGGAAAAAAGAGGACATTGTCATCCC ATTTAACTCTGATCTGgaccaaaaagaagaagacaaggGAAGCAAAAAGGACATAGGGAACGTGGACAGTGATGTTGactttgatgatgatgaggatgaagacTTCAGTGAGGAAGATGAAGATCAAGTTAGCCAATCAGTAACAAAGATGACAAAGAGCGAAACTCCTTTTGTGTCGACAGTGAAAATCACAAAGTAA